One region of Vigna angularis cultivar LongXiaoDou No.4 chromosome 10, ASM1680809v1, whole genome shotgun sequence genomic DNA includes:
- the LOC108335242 gene encoding microtubule-associated protein RP/EB family member 1C: MATNIGIMDAAYFVGRSEILSWINSTLQLSLSKVEEACSGAVHCQLLDAAHPGIVPMHKVNFDAKNEYEMIQNYKVLQDVFNKLKITKHIEVSKLVKGRPLDNLEFMQWMKRYCDSVNSGQNMYNALERREVCRGGRETSKKSANSQASTKGSSSQRPQSSHNSRRTEVSNANPTNQAVKVARAPSAGGPAYEEKITELKLSIDSLEKERDFYFAKLRDIEILCQTPEIEHSPIVGAIQKILYAADDDGTAVAEAQAMLSVGHKEIEGLSPIAEVSEEKSSSETHKRKNIANIDFDAAGIATLSPRQRLSDISDVHCSGSPLMTC; the protein is encoded by the exons atggCGACCAACATTGGAATTATGGATGCGGCTTACTTCGTCGGCAGATCTGAGATTCTTTCTTGGATCAACTCGACTCTGCAACTCAGTCTCTCCAAAGTCGAAGAG GCATGTTCTGGCGCAGTTCACTGCCAGCTTCTCGATGCGGCTCATCCAGGGATCGTGCCGATGCACAAAGTCAATTTCGATGCCAAGAACGAGTATGAGATGATTCAGAACTACAAGGTTCTTCAAGATGTCTTCAACAAACTCAAAATCACCAAG CACATCGAAGTCAGCAAGCTCGTGAAAGGAAGGCCACTGGATAACCTCGAGTTCATGCAGTGGATGAAAAGATACTGTGATTCTGTCAATTCAGGACAGAACAT GTATAATGCTTTGGAGAGGAGAGAGGTTTGCAGAGGAGGAAGAGAAACGAGTAAGAAATCTGCAAACTCCCAAGCCTCTACCAAGGGTTCTTCGTCGCAGAGACCTCAGTCTTCCCATAATTCTCGAAGAACCGAGGTTTCCAATGCAAACCCTACAAATCAGGCTGTTAAGGTCGCGAGAGCACCTAGTGCAGGTGGCCCTGCCTATGAGGAAAAg ATAACGGAATTGAAGTTGTCCATCGATAGTCTGGAGAAAGAACGGGACTTCTACTTTGCAAAACTGAGAGATATTGAGATACTGTGCCAGACTCCTGAGATAGAACACTCTCCG ATCGTTGGGGCGATTCAGAAGATATTATATGCTGCAGATGATGATGGGACGGCTGTGGCTGAAGCTCAAGCTATGCTTTCTGTTGGTCACAAGGAAATAGAGGGGTTGAGCCCAATCGCTGAGGTTTCGGAAGAGAAAAGCAGTTCAGAAACTCACAAGAGAAAGAATATTGCCAATATTGATTTTGATGCTGCTGGCATCGCAACGTTGTCTCCCAGACAGAGGCTTTCTGATATTTCGGATGTTCACTGTAGTGGGTCACCTCTTATGACTTGTTAA
- the LOC108335243 gene encoding uncharacterized protein LOC108335243, which produces MNEQSKNETANAQNCEEKKVESVDYRSSAGQGQEMRKVDVIHQVHTTKNTSGGILAGAAAAVTSTLQSAKDAVAKK; this is translated from the exons ATGAATGAACAATCCAAG AATGAGACTGCGAATGCACAGAATTGCGAGGAGAAAAAGGTGGAAAGTGTGGATTATCGATCTTCAGCAGGGCAAGGTCAAGAAATGAGGAAGGTTGATGTAATTCACCAGGTCCATACAACGAAAAACACCAGTGGTGGAATACTTGCCGGTGCTGCTGCTGCTGTTACATCCACTCTACAGTCCGCCAAAGATGCCGTGGCCAAAAAGTAA
- the LOC108335223 gene encoding ADP-ribosylation factor 2 produces the protein MGLTVSRLMRLFYAKKEMRILMVGLDAAGKTTILYKLKLGEIVTTIPTIGFNVETVEYKNVSFTVWDVGGQDKIRPLWRHYFQNTQGLIFVVDSNDRDRILEARDELHRMLSEDELRDATVLVFANKQDLPNALSVAEITDKLGLHSLRLRRWFIQPTCATSGLGLYEGLDWLSSHISNKTR, from the exons ATGGGTTTGACGGTGTCACGGCTAATGAGATTGTTTTATGCGAAGAAAGAAATGAGGATCCTCATGGTGGGTCTTGATGCAGCTGGGAAAACAACAATACTCTATAAACTTAAACTGGGAGAAATCGTCACTACAATACCCACAATAG GCTTCAATGTGGAGACTGTTGAGTACAAAAATGTCAGCTTCACCGTCTGGGATGTTGGAGGGCAGGACAAg ATTCGACCATTGTGGAGACACTATTTTCAGAACACACAAGGTCTTATCTTTGTGGTAGACAGTAACGATAGAGACAGAATTTTGGAAGCCAGAGACGAATTGCACAGAATGCTAAGTGAG GATGAACTTCGCGATGCTACAGTTCTGGTGTTTGCCAATAAGCAAGACCTTCCTAATGCTTTAAGTGTTGCGGAAATTACAGACAAACTTGGTTTACATTCACTTCGCCTGCGTCGCTG GTTCATCCAACCAACCTGTGCCACATCTGGGCTAGGACTCTACGAAGGGTTGGATTGGTTATCCAGTCACATATCTAACAAGACAAGATGA
- the LOC108335218 gene encoding cyclin-D3-2 — protein sequence MAQPPSPSFLLCHEQYSSFQQHSPTLITTPSSPSVFSDDHLFSQHDHLLSLLSKETATHFTPSPSHHVVRWISTLSHFHGFAPLTTVLAVNYFNRFVNRRSFQTEDKPWKTQLAAVACVSLAAKVEETRVPLLLELQVEESEFVFEAKTIHTMELLVLSTLEWKMNPVTPICFFQHFLTRLDLKRHLHWEFMCGCQHVLLSVIADSRVMSYLPSTLSAAIMIHVIEEIEPLNAAEYRSQLLGLLKSNEEQVNECYKLMLGLLVSCKGIHNPGQRRKRVSEPSSPDGVIDASFCCESSNDSWSVASLSVEPELKRRKDEDQQIRLPPVNRVSIDVLNIPR from the exons ATGGCTCAGCCACCCTCACCCTCCTTCCTCCTCTGTCATGAACAATACTCCTCTTTCCAACAACATTCTCCAACTCTCATAACCACCCCATCTTCACCTTCCGTTTTTTCCGACGACCACCTCTTCTCCCAACACGACCACCTTCTCTCTCTACTATCCAAAGAGACCGCAACGCATTTCACTCCCTCCCCTTCCCACCACGTCGTACGCTGGATTTCTACACTTTCCCATTTCCACGGTTTCGCTCCTCTCACCACCGTTCTCGCCGTTAACTACTTCAACAGGTTCGTTAACCGAAGGAGCTTTCAGACCGAAGATAAACCGTGGAAGACTCAACTGGCAGCCGTTGCTTGCGTCTCTCTCGCAGCAAAAGTGGAGGAAACACGGGTGCCGCTTCTTTTGGAGTTGCAA GTGGAGGAATCGGAATTTGTGTTTGAAGCGAAGACCATACATACGATGGAGCTCCTCGTGTTGTCCACTCTCGAATGGAAAATGAACCCCGTCACTCCAATCTGTTTCTTTCAACACTTTCTCACAAGGCTTGATTTAAAGCGTCACTTGCACTGGGAATTTATGTGTGGGTGCCAACATGTTCTTCTTTCAGTCATTGCCG aTTCAAGGGTTATGAGTTATCTTCCTTCTACATTGTCTGCTGCTATAATGATACACGTTATTGAAGAGATTGAACCATTGAATGCTGCGGAGTACCGAAGTCAACTTCTTGGTTTACTCAAAAGTAACGAG GAGCAAGTGAATGAGTGCTACAAACTGATGCTGGGACTATTAGTCTCCTGTAAAGGGATTCACAATCCTGGTCAGAGGCGCAAACGTGTCTCTGAGCCAAGTAGCCCTGATGGGGTCATTGATGCATCTTTCTGCTGTGAAAGCTCAAATGATTCCTGGTCAGTGGCATCACTTTCTGTGGAGCCAGAGTTAAAGAGGAGAAAAGATGAGGACCAGCAGATTCGTTTGCCCCCAGTGAATCGAGTGTCTATTGATGTTCTAAATATTCCTCGTTAA